The Gasterosteus aculeatus chromosome 17, fGasAcu3.hap1.1, whole genome shotgun sequence genome includes a window with the following:
- the il10 gene encoding interleukin-10 yields the protein MTPRSLLLCALVLSFLLGSARCSPVCNNQCCRFVEGFPVRLKKLRQDYSRIRDFFEANDDLDTALLDQSVEDSFKSPFACHTVDSILDFYLTSVLPTAMAGVTEDTRDLQPHMESIQRIFDGLKRDVFTCRKYFSCIKPFDINNLNSTYNQMESKGPYKAMGEIDLLLNYIETYLASQRHRNPLATV from the exons ATGAccccccgctccctcctcctgtgCGCCCTGGTGCTCTCGTTCCTCCTCGGCAGTGCCCGGTGCAGTCCCGTGTGTAACAACCAGTGCTGTCGTTTCGTGGAGGGCTTCCCTGTCAGGCTGAAGAAGCTCAGACAGGACTATTCGCGGATCAGAGATTTCTTT GAGGCAAACGATGACTTGGACACAGCCCTGCTGGACCAGAGCGTGGAGGACTCCTTTAAA AGCCCGTTCGCGTGCCACACCGTGGACAGCATCCTGGACTTCTATCTGACCTCGGTTCTACCGACAGCCATGGCCGGAGTGACCGAGGACACCAGGGACCTACAGCCGCACATGGAGTCCATTCAGCGCATCTTCGACGGGCTCAAGAGAGATGTCTTCACCTGC AGAAAGTACTTCTCCTGCATTAAACCGTTTGACATCAACAATTTAAACTCTACTTACAACCAA ATGGAGAGTAAAGGTCCATACAAGGCCATGGGGGAGATCGATCTGCTGCTTAACTATATTGAGACTTATCTGGCCTCTCAAAGGCACAGAAACCCATTGGCCACTGTTTGA